The genomic interval TAAGTCGCTGATCCTCGCGTAGAGCCATGCGGCGTCAACTGTAGTTGCGTTCTGCGAACCTCTCGGCGGTCGATGGTAGACGAAACTCGAGATGAACACGAGAACGGCAGTCACACCAACGACGGCAGCAAAGGCGGATCGGAAACCGGTCTGGTCGAACAGCCAGAGCCATGCGAACGGCAGCACTAACGGGCCGAGACCGATCCCTGTCATCGTGAGACTCGTCGCAAGCCCTTGATAGACATCGAACCATTGCGGTGCAAGCGAAACGACGATCGTAAACGCGGTTCCTCCGGTCGTGCCAAGGAGTACAAACGCGACAACGACACCGAGATACGAGTTGACGATCTGCAGGAGTGCGGTAGTAATAACGAGGCCGATGCCGATCAGTGCAAGGACCGGTCGGAGGGGGAATCGAGCGGCGAACACGCCGAAAAGGCCACCGGCCATGAGGAAGACTGCAGTCGTGATTGAAAAGACCGACGAGACCTGCAATGCAGAGAGGCTGAAGGTCGCGGCGAGGCGATCGGCGTAGACGGTGAAGGTAAAGACAGCCCCCCAGATCGCCGTGAGAATGCAGATGCCGAGTCCGACGATCAGCCACCCCTGCGCGGAATCGAGGGCCTCCTCGTGCGCGTTGGACACCTTAGTTGCGGTCACACTTTGCCCCTCCTAGTGACGGAGTAGCGCGCCATGTGTCTACGAACTGTAATTATTCTTAGAGAGTTTTGATCATCTAGGTCGGGCGTTTTTGCCAAGAGGCTGTATAAATAAGTCATTCTTATTGTTTTGGCATCAAAAATTCATTTATTTCCGGAATGGGGCGTCATTTCGCAGACACTCATGTCTTCCTGTGCCAGTGAGGACTCACCCTGCTGTAGCACCACCTCATGGAGTCGTACGTGGCTGATCCATTAGCGATTGAGAACCGCGATTTCTCCGTCGCTCTGAACGCGGATCTCGTAGCCACAATACACGAATTGCACGTGGCCCGATGTTTGGGGGGCATCGCTGCTTGCGGAGTGAAAGAGTGCATCCAGCGCTTCAGGATTGATCACCGAATACAGCGGTGGAGACAACTCTACTGGATCAACACCTTCCAAGTCGGAGATCAGTTCGATGATCATCATACTCAGGTCCTCGTCTGGCTCTGCTGTGGGGAACGATTTTGTCTGGATTTCTGCTTCCATACCAACTCGGTTCGGTGTATGTCTCCTCAACGATATCGCCGAATAGTTTGACTGCTTTTAAGCAGGAACGGACGCCGTCCGACTGTGCACCGCGGCGGGTCTCAGTCCGATTCGACCGCGAACAGGGACTCGAATACCGTTGCGTTGATTCTACGGAGATGGGACGATAGCGTTGACGGCGCGATGTCAAGCTCAGCAGCGACATCTTTCGCACTGGCGCCGTCTTTGTCGTAATAGCCCATCTGGGTCGCGACCCGGGCGACCTGTCGCTGGCGATCAGTCAGCGCCGCTTTGATCCCAGCCTGTTCATCTATCGGCTGTGCTCCGGAACTCCGGAGTACCTCCAACTCGAACTGGATATCCTCCTCGCGGCAATATTCCCATAACGTACCGAAGTGGTCTCGTTCGCCGGTCTCTAACCGAAAGCGCCAGCCGCGATCGGCGCTTTCGCTGTTGACGACGTGGATACCGAGTTCGGAGAGCGTCGGGGAAACGAGTATTGTCGCTGGACTCAACTGGACGCGGTACATCCGTGTATCGCCGAAGTCCATCGTTTGGGTCCACTCTGCGACCGTCTGGTCGCGAGCAAGCTCCGTTTCAAATACGTGGAAGTCAACGTCCGTTACCCGGTAGAGGACGGTCGGTACGTCTTCGGTCGTCGCTGGGCGAACGGATTCCTCCGTGATCGACGCGTGGGGAACTGCCTCGAGTGTTGGCGCTAACGGGGCGTTCGGATGAGTCAGCACAATATCGGCGATAAAACTCTCGGGCACTGGAGACAGCGAAGGTATTCATCCGTAGGGTGAAAATTCCTCTGTTTACACTATCAGGGTAATATTACAAGGATTTTATAATGGCGCACATATGTGGCCTTTATTTTGTATTATGGTGGAAAAATATAACATGCCTGTGGGATTCTCGGGGACAAGTGAGCATACGCAACTGCTATTCGGTGCAGGCGAAGTAAGTCTCGAATTCATGCTTCATAGCAAATATTGATGGTCAGCTTTCAAACGGAAGATTGCCAAGGAACTCGTCACTCTGGTAATCGAGGTGATCTAATCGCGGTCCGAGCAACTCACGGGTCAGGACCACCAAGGGGTTGGTCGTTCCTTCACCGACCATTGCGATCTCCGTTCTCGTCCCATCAGCAGCTTCATCCCACAGGCCGACGACG from Natrinema sp. HArc-T2 carries:
- a CDS encoding MFS transporter; its protein translation is MTATKVSNAHEEALDSAQGWLIVGLGICILTAIWGAVFTFTVYADRLAATFSLSALQVSSVFSITTAVFLMAGGLFGVFAARFPLRPVLALIGIGLVITTALLQIVNSYLGVVVAFVLLGTTGGTAFTIVVSLAPQWFDVYQGLATSLTMTGIGLGPLVLPFAWLWLFDQTGFRSAFAAVVGVTAVLVFISSFVYHRPPRGSQNATTVDAAWLYARISDL
- a CDS encoding HalOD1 output domain-containing protein; amino-acid sequence: MEAEIQTKSFPTAEPDEDLSMMIIELISDLEGVDPVELSPPLYSVINPEALDALFHSASSDAPQTSGHVQFVYCGYEIRVQSDGEIAVLNR
- a CDS encoding helix-turn-helix domain-containing protein, which encodes MPESFIADIVLTHPNAPLAPTLEAVPHASITEESVRPATTEDVPTVLYRVTDVDFHVFETELARDQTVAEWTQTMDFGDTRMYRVQLSPATILVSPTLSELGIHVVNSESADRGWRFRLETGERDHFGTLWEYCREEDIQFELEVLRSSGAQPIDEQAGIKAALTDRQRQVARVATQMGYYDKDGASAKDVAAELDIAPSTLSSHLRRINATVFESLFAVESD